One Penaeus chinensis breed Huanghai No. 1 chromosome 12, ASM1920278v2, whole genome shotgun sequence DNA segment encodes these proteins:
- the LOC125031240 gene encoding lipase 3-like codes for MYKTAALVLVLGLAGVLEAFIARSEGSWGVNLSAPEMIQSLGYPVEVHHVTTRDGYILELHRIPHGLSSGGSGDRPVALLYHGLYGSSADWILNKADQALAYIMADDGYDVWLTNARGNRYSRAHQTLDPNDFNFWDFSWDEIADFDLPATIDYVLPTTGARDLFYVGFSMGTTVFFAMLSEHPEYNDKIRAMAALAPVAHQGNARGLASLVAPFINLIDKTLTSMGVGELFSNNALTRSLAMKFCDRNSPSAMICRKILAIIGGPNPDEMNRDLLPTIAAHTPAGTSVHSVTHFGQLMTSDGFYKFDHGPRGNLLRYGQRQPPLYDLSRVRIPVAIFAGENDYLADPQDVELTERELPNVVQSTMLSSFSHMDFSRAVHAYEYVYKHVLDFFWHYRN; via the exons ATGTATAAGACTGCGGCATTGGTGCTTGTCCTGGGCCTGGCGGGAGTTCTCGAAGCTTTCATAGCCAGGAGCGAGGGCAGTTGGGGCGTCAACCTGAGTGCG CCGGAGATGATCCAGTCCCTCGGCTACCCTGTGGAGGTGCACCACGTGACCACCAGGGACGGCTACATCCTCGAGCTGCACCGCATCCCCCACGGTTTGTCCTCGGGAGGCTCTGGAGACCGGCCTGTCGCCTTGCTCTACCACGGGCTGTATGGGTCCTCAGCTGACTGGATCCTGAACAAGGCTGACCAGGCTTTGG cTTATATCATGGCTGACGACGGTTACGACGTGTGGCTGACCAACGCGCGAGGCAACAGGTATTCGCGCGCTCATCAAACTCTCGACCCGAATGACTTCAACTTCTGGGATTTTAG TTGGGACGAAATCGCTGACTTCGACCTCCCAGCCACAATCGACTACGTGTTACCAACCACCGGAGCACGAGACCTATTTTATGTTGGCTTTAGCATGGGAACCACTGTGTTCTTTGCTATGTTGAGCGAACACCCTGAATATAACGATAAA ATCCGCGCCATGGCCGCCTTGGCTCCCGTGGCCCACCAGGGGAATGCGCGAGGCCTTGCATCCCTAGTGGCTCCCTTCATCAACCTGATTGAC AAGACGTTAACTAGCATGGGCGTGGGCGAGCTTTTCTCCAACAATGCACTCACGCGTTCACTGGCGATGAAATTCTGTGACAGGAACTCTCCTTCAGCGATGATTTGCCGCAAGATCCTCGCCATCATCGGCGGACCCAATCCCGATGAAATGAACAGA GACCTCTTGCCGACTATCGCTGCGCACACCCCGGCCGGCACTTCCGTTCACAGCGTCACTCACTTCGGTCAACTCATGACCTCAG ACGGATTTTACAAGTTCGACCACGGTCCGCGTGGCAACCTCCTCCGGTATGGCCAGAGGCAACCGCCCTTGTATGACCTGAGTCGTGTGCGGATTCCGGTTGCCATTTTCGCTGGCGAGAACGACTATTTGGCTGACCCTCAG GACGTGGAACTGACGGAACGAGAACTCCCCAATGTTGTCCAGTCGACCATGCTTTCGTCCTTCAGTCATatggatttttc TAGGGCTGTTCACGCCTACGAGTATGTGTACAAACATGTACTGGATTTTTTTTGGCACTACAGGaactaa